A stretch of Plasmodium knowlesi strain H genome assembly, chromosome: 1 DNA encodes these proteins:
- a CDS encoding KIR protein, translating to MTTANGILTEGCVNKLPSRQMYKKLEGDGQGKCDEEWDDAKKVRMQLKSYNIPENACSKIMSTLCYIERLRRSSSDNGIPEEYKFFYYHVGDILLRADKDSMFEQYMDKVSSIIAVYASELSKHFWTPDSTVKVDFPTRKTVFDYYKDKNTIQDQLNGGKQQCNAKYHAHLEAIEKAYETEHGKCSGNRSSDWCTKFKTYFPDYETDGKDSLDLKCEQVDNGSSLSSSDCALDIKNTKENEGATITYRTEETPAPELDSTSSSTSSSHQPFSFNNFFSNENNMVTLSSAMAGTVAIPLIGSLLYKYTDIFDGIKNSLFGGSNNTGGRSRGRRSTFQHNDQHFDGLDSSTMGDDSSTLGGSSTDISTIYNDDDGGRRRPTGRGRTQAGINNGRPGNIRYYAT from the exons ATGACGACGGCGAATGGAATATTAACG GAGGGATGTGTGAATAAATTACCTTCAAGGCAAATGTATAAGAAGTTGGAGGGGGATGGTCAAGGTAAATGTGATGAAGAATGGGATGACGCAAAGAAAGTGAGGATGCAGCTGAAATCGTACAACATACCAGAAAATGCTTGTAGTAAAATTATGAGTACACTATGTTATATAGAAAGGTTAAGGAGGAGCAGCAGCGATAATGGGATTCCAGAGGagtataaatttttttattatcacgTGGGTGACATATTATTGAGAGCAGATAAAGATTCGATGTTCGAGCAATATATGGATAAAGTGAGTAGCATTATAGCGGTGTATGCGAGTGAATTGTCCAAACATTTCTGGACCCCCGATAGTACCGTTAAGGTCGACTTCCCAACACGCAAAACAGTATTCGATTATTACAAAGACAAAAACACTATACAGGATCAACTGAATGGGGGGAAACAGCAGTGTAATGCTAAATATCATGCACACTTAGAAGCCATAGAGAAAGCCTATGAAACTGAGCATGGAAAATGTAGTGGCAACAGAAGCAGTGATTGGTGTACTAAATTTAAAACATATTTCCCAGATTATGAAACTGATGGTAAAGACAGTTTAGACTTAAAATGTGAGCAGGTGGATAATGGAAGTTCCCTCTCAAGTAGCGACTGTGCGCTGGACATTAAAAATACGAAAGAGAATGAGGGGGCTACTATTACATATCGCACGGAAGAAACACCTGCCCCGGAACTCGATTCCACATCCAGTTCAACAAGTTCCTCACATCAACCTTTCTCTTTTAATAACTTCTTTTCTAATGAAAACAATATGGTTACATTGTCTTCTGCTATGGCTGGAACAGTTGCAATTCCATTAATTGGTTCCCTTCTATATAAA tatactgatatatttgatggaataaaaaactcCCTCTTTGGTGGCAGCAATAATACAGGAGGAAGGAGTAGGGGAAGAAGATCTACTTTTCAACACAATGATCAACATTTTGACGGCTTGGATTCTTCTACAATGGGAGACGATTCTTCCACCTTAGGTGGTAGCTCCACCGATATTTCTACCATctataatgatgatgatggaggACGACGTCGACCAAccggaagaggaagaacacAGGCAGGAATAAATAATGGAAGACCAGGAAATATACGTTATTATGCTACataa
- a CDS encoding calcium-dependent protein kinase 3, putative produces the protein MKIHKCFMCNYFLKIVKGKRKRKKYTGSRNTLLRKGRAGEGDAVNGTHSNSTNSRSSFLEADPEEQVLPALEQTPSKEDIKASDNTTTVEPKADESCHFRCFPICNISCDHSFCLNGRCGNKVLEERTDTRGYIGRNTLRVNHHIDQRSRNLKKEAQYSCMLLHVCEGSRKSSPCHRTLIRRKDISANYSLDRHYLTFVAQYRIEKIKKNIMRVISFVRFFLSQRKNQRAINLIQQISKWEGGPLDVTPMWTELHHLYKREISRISRRKCIYNDPILETRKRRSRVLFIKLVKRSVGIVHMLEMEKIRQKRFVDRGNMGFFHRTKVIRIMENRIGRNKYIKNIIQLCQRYINLVDSSLLCIMNRMGKSVVRIGRTDKKCHGGTVITTDVTLHRRNNLNRVQTKGTVGKSKKGSQSFKGGHNGYRADKEDVPIVRESNVGTHFGEKSGGDPFSIGRIKSIREEKITRNSKSSNDMSADRNQQGAKPERGSMSTHSGTELTKWDRIYSTVELAYSLKSRTMRRSMCRAKQKVKWSIVCLKCKGKAPVKKMHSRKNNYKMCNLRKNRNHRGRRTKMWQSYFQENVKSEQTEEASEVEGETTLPEYDSHEEWVNSHKSFGVNSDNLMKGKRRTKEGSHGIYGYREKDPYWMVKKSETNKESYDTPKEEEKRIDHSDKEWDYRNRNKSAINRNDLNCVLHIGNKFVECLRSCEHIWKNFKMVKLIKDNCSNFVYKCFDTNNRRYVAIKSVNKEKQLSIMSYSTYLSIYRIVQKINNDNVVKIYDVLESPSHFFIVMELCEGTDLVEYVSKEEIPFEKAKDIISQLLNGINALHANSIIHRDIKLDNLMFKDKDFEKVVIIDFDMCVYMYGELDVSVGRGNYLYGSDTKEGLDENNLGSCDREEGATKVDVTNGNCTNRILTNPSFAQNSVHANSVQVNEALPKHSYNCEYITREDDAKGGGDVLRRSQFLTNNFYSNNTYINKFVRNNEERKNCIMYPPYSDSYIMVHRNSKRTASLNYNYISQIENGFLSACTDNTEKTFINEGDKVIWNDLIVGTKEYMSPYCLKGIYSIKTDIYSIGVTIFLILFKNFPYLFEGKSLSRWQNEVIKKNKDIVIPFSFLFHNVTCTYFVKLMDVHLMNNNIYFCKNSCLLDNNLKEIEKLQNIKIDFNQIRINAKNIYLIEILRRSLSLDLDDQYTSVSEILENKIFA, from the coding sequence ATGAAGATACATAAATGCTTTATgtgtaattattttcttaaaatagttaaaggaaaaaggaaaaggaagaagtacaCGGGGAGTCGCAATACCCTTCTGCGCAAAGGGAGAGCGGGGGAAGGAGATGCTGTGAATGGAACTCATTCGAATAGCACAAATAGCAGAAGTAGTTTCCTCGAAGCTGATCCAGAGGAGCAGGTGTTACCTGCATTAGAACAAACACCATCAAAGGAAGATATTAAGGCCAGTGATAATACCACGACGGTGGAGCCTAAGGCGGATGAGTCTTGCCACTTTCGCTGCTTTCCCATTTGTAACATCAGCTGCGATCATAGTTTTTGTCTAAATGGAAGATGTGGCAACAAGGTCTTAGAGGAAAGAACAGATACGAGGGGTTACATCGGAAGGAACACCCTCCGAGTAAATCATCACATCGATCAGCGCAGTCgaaatttgaagaaagaaGCGCAATATTCGTGTATGCTCCTGCATGTGTGTGAAGGAAGTAGAAAGTCTTCCCCTTGTCACAGGACATTGATCAGGCGGAAAGATATAAGTGCGAACTACTCACTCGATAGGCATTACCTCACATTTGTGGCTCAGTACCGAAttgaaaagataaaaaaaaatatcatgaGGGTTATTTCTTTTGTGCGCTTCTTCCTGTCACAGAGGAAGAATCAGAGGGCCATTAATTTGATACAACAGATTAGTAAATGGGAAGGTGGTCCACTGGACGTTACACCCATGTGGACGGAACTACACCATCTGTATAAGAGGGAAATAAGCAGAATAAGTAGAAGGAAATGCATCTATAATGATCCCATTTTGGAAACTCGTAAAAGAAGATCACGAGTACTGTTCATCAAACTGGTTAAGCGAAGTGTGGGAATTGTTCACATGctagaaatggaaaaaattagacAAAAAAGATTTGTTGATCGGGGGAACATGGGGTTTTTCCATCGCACAAAGGTTATTAGAATTATGGAAAATAGAATTGGCAGGAATAAATACATAAAGAATATAATTCAATTATGTCAAAGATATATCAACCTTGTGGATAGCTCCCTTCTTTGCATTATGAACAGGATGGGAAAATCTGTAGTGCGAATTGGTAGAACGGATAAGAAGTGCCATGGGGGGACTGTTATCACAACTGATGTAACATTGCACAGAAGGAATAATCTAAATAGGGTACAAACCAAAGGCACTGTAGGGAAGAGCAAAAAGGGGAGTCAGTCCTTTAAGGGGGGCCACAACGGATATCGTGCTGATAAAGAAGATGTGCCGATTGTCAGGGAAAGTAATGTGGGAACTCATTTTGGCGAAAAATCTGGGGGAGACCCCTTTTCTATTGGTAGGATAAAAAGTATACGGGAGGAAAAGATAACTCGAAACTCTAAATCTTCTAATGATATGAGCGCAGATAGAAATCAACAAGGAGCGAAGCCCGAAAGGGGCTCCATGAGCACGCACAGTGGAACAGAATTAACCAAATGGGACAGAATATATAGCACCGTTGAGTTGGCCTATTCCCTCAAAAGCAGAACAATGCGCAGAAGCATGTGTAGAGCAAAACAAAAAGTTAAATGGTCCATTGTGTGTCTCAAATGTAAAGGTAAAGCCcctgttaaaaaaatgcacagcaggaaaaataattacaaaatgtgcaatctaagaaaaaatagaaatcaTCGGGGGAGACGAACAAAAATGTGGCAATCGTATTTCCAGGAGAACGTTAAGAGTGAGCAGACGGAAGAAGCAAGCGAAGTGGAAGGGGAGACAACTCTCCCTGAATATGATAGTCACGAAGAATGGGTCAATTCTCATAAGTCATTTGGAGTAAACTCCGATAATCTAATGAAAGGCAAGAGAAGAACGAAAGAAGGTAGTCACGGAATATATGGCTACAGGGAGAAGGACCCTTACTGGATGGTCAAAAAGAGTGAAACGAACAAGGAAAGTTACGATACTcccaaagaggaagaaaaaaggattgATCATTCGGATAAAGAATGGGATTATAGAAATAGGAACAAAAGTGCGATAAATCGGAACGATCTAAACTGTGTCTTGCACATAGGAAATAAATTTGTGGAGTGCCTAAGAAGTTGCGAACATATTTGGAAGAACTTCAAAATGGTAAAGCTGATAAAAGATAACTGCTCCAATTTTGTGTACAAGTGCTTTGACACGAACAACAGAAGATACGTAGCCATCAAAAGTGTGAACAAGGAAAAGCAACTGTCTATTATGAGCTATAGTACATATTTAAGTATTTACAGAATTGTACAGAAGATtaataatgataatgtaGTGAAGATTTATGATGTACTGGAGAGTCCTTCTCACTTTTTCATTGTCATGGAATTATGTGAAGGGACAGACCTCGTCGAATATGTAtccaaagaagaaattcCTTTCGAGAAGGCGAAGGATATTATTTCCCAACTATTGAACGGAATTAACGCTCTGCATGCAAATTCAATCATTCACAGAGATATTAAGCTGGACAACCTCATGTTCAAGGACAAGGATTTCGAAAAGGTTGTGATAATTGATTTTGATATGTGTGTTTACATGTATGGGGAGCTTGATGTATCTGTGGGGAGGGGCAACTACCTGTATGGCAGCGACACAAAGGAGGGGTTGGACGAGAATAATTTGGGTAGCTGCGATAGGGAGGAAGGGGCCACCAAAGTGGATGTCACTAATGGGAACTGCACCAATCGTATCTTGACCAATCCTAGCTTTGCCCAAAACAGCGTACACGCCAATTCCGTGCAAGTGAACGAAGCTCTCCCAAAGCACTCATACAACTGCGAATATATCACGAGGGAGGACGATgcgaaaggggggggagatgtTCTACGCAGAAGCCAATTCCTAACGAATAACTTCTACTCGAATAACACGTACATTAACAAATTTGTGAGGAATAATGAAGAGCGGAAAAATTGTATCATGTACCCTCCCTACTCCGATAGTTATATAATGGTACACAGGAACAGCAAGAGAACAGCCTCCCTTAATTACAATTATATAAGTCAGATAGAGAATGGATTTCTATCTGCATGCACAGACAACACGGAGAAAACATTCATTAACGAAGGGGACAAAGTAATTTGGAACGATCTGATTGTTGGGACGAAGGAGTACATGTCTCCGTACTGCTTGAAGGGAATATATAGCATAAAGACAGACATATATAGCATTGgagttacaatttttttaattctttttaaaaattttccttacctATTTGAAGGGAAAAGTCTCAGCAGATGGCAAAATGaagttattaaaaaaaataaggacatagtaattcctttttccttcctgttcCATAACGTAACCTGCACTTATTTTGTGAAATTAATGGATGTACACCTaatgaataataatatttatttttgcaaaaatagtTGCCTCCTGGACAATAATTTGAAGGAAATTGAGAAACTGCAAAACATCAAAATAGATTTTAATCAGATCAGAATCAATGCCAAAAATATTTACCTGATTGAGATTTTGAGGCGGTCTTTATCGCTTGACCTCGACGATCAGTATACTAGCGTCTCCgaaattttggaaaacaaaattttcgcCTGA